The genomic window gtccgtctgtccgtccgtccgtatgaacgtcgaaatctcaggaactacaaaagctagaaagttgagattaagcatacagactccagggacatagaagcagggcaagtttgtcgattcatgttgccacgcccactctaacgcccacaaaccgcccaaaactgccacgcccacacttttgaaaaatgttttgaaattttttcatttttgtattagtcttgtaattttctatcgatttaccaaaaaactttttgccacgcccaatctaacgccctcaaaccgcccaaagctgctacgcccacacttttgaaaaatgttttgataatttgtcattatacccgttactcgtagagtaaaagggtatactagattcgttgaaaagtatgtaacaggcagaaggaagcgtttccgaccatataaagtatatatattcttgatcaggatcaatagccgagtcgatttggccatgtccgtctgtccgtccgtctgtccgtctgtccgtatgaacgtcgagatctcaggaactacaaaagctagaaagttgagattaagtaaacagactccagggacatagacgcagcgcaagtttgtcgaatcatgctgccacgcccactctaacgcccacaaaccgcccaaaactgtcacgcccacacttttgaaaaatgttttaatatttcttcatttttgtattggtcttgaaaatttctatcgatttgcaaaaaaactttttgccacgcccactctaacgcccacaaaccgcccaaagctgccacgcccacacttttgaaaaatgttttgaaatttttttttagttttgtattagtcttgtaaatttctatctattcgccaaaaaacttttggccacgcccactctaacgcccacaaaccgccaaaaactgtccttcgcactttcactagctgagtaacgggtatcagatagtcggggaattcgactatagcgttctctcttgtttttatattggtcttgtaaatttctatcgatttgccaaaaagctttttgccacgcccactctaacgccctcaaaccgcccaaagctgatacgcccacacttttgaaaaatgttttgatattttttcatttttatattggtcttgtgaatttctatcgatttgccaagaaacgttctgccacgcccactataacgcctacaaaccgccaaaaactgtgtttaagactatccttttcccttccactagctgagtaacgggtatcgaatagtcggggaactcgactatagcgttctctcttttttctctctttgatttcgaaattctttgttatacccgttactcgtagagtaaaagggtatactagattcgttgaaaagtatgtaacaggcagaaggaagggtttccgaccatataaagtatatatattcttgatcaggaccaatagccgagtcgatatgaccatgtccgtctgtccgtctgtctgtccgtccgtatgaacgctgtgatctcaggaactacaaaagctagaaagttgagattaggcatacagactccagagacatagaagcagggcaagtttgtcgattcatgttgccacgcccactctaacgcccacaaaccgcccaaaactgccacgcccacacttttgaaaaatgttttgatattttttcatttttgtattagtcttgtaaatttctatcgatttgccaaaaaactttctgccacgcccactataacgcctacaaaccgctaaaaactgcgtttaagactctctttctctcttccacaagctgagtaacgggtatcagatagtcggggaactcgactatagcgttctctcttgttttttttaaattatgggtggtaagaaatctctacgagtaacgggtataaaaaacatctttcaaaccataatagttacgaatcgcaattgaccaaaacattaatcaaatttgtttcttagatgaaaattgatttcggccctaatatcgtcttctagcacaagcacgcacacatacacacgatctcctttattgtttttactcatacaagcaataaaattctatttttagattttaacgctctcgattttaggcgagcaaaaaaaagagcaaTGGTCGTCACCAGAAAAGTGGCGGCATAGTGCTAAACCAATGTATGGTCGTTACGCATCTTTGTATTATAATGTATTTGGTCTAGCCCATCAACCGAAATCATGATCAATTGAAAATCACTCCATATgcgataattaattttattaataattaattaatctCGTTAAGTATATCTACAATGACTAATACTGCATTTAATAAAACCCTTAATTAGGCGCTCAAAGCTAAGCTTAAGACACCACCGACCCTGACGTAATCATGTGCTACCCAAATACCATATAATAAGGACTTGTACCAATACTAGAATGCACAACAGACCTTAATAAACAACATATTCGACTTAGGAATTCATCCAAATCCTTTGGGTCGAGGCGTAGATATGCTCTGATTGCAGCAATTACCGACCGGCTTACACGCTCAGAAGCGTTTGCCTGAGGCGAATAAACAGCGGTTAAAGTGAGCTTAGCCCCGTACTGCTCCTTTAGTTTTTGGAACGCTTTAGCTCGAAATTGAGATCCGTTATCTGAAAGTAAAACTTTGGAACTCCGAAAGTCATGAACAATTCGTTCTCAAAATACTTTATGACAACCCTGGAATCGATTTGTTTTACTGGCTTTAAGACGTATTTCAAACAATAGAGAaagctatagtcgagttccccgactatctgatacctgttactcagctagtggaagtgcgaaggtGAGTCCTGATCCTGAGAagttgatcctgatcaagaatatatatactttatatggtcggaaacgcttccctctgcctgttacatacttttcaacgaatctagtatacccttttactctacgagtaacgggtataaaaactaaCAAGAACAACGAAGATACCTATCTTACCGCTCCTTGACCTAGGATACGGTCCGAAAATTGTTCCTTCCTTCTGTCTGTACAGGTATTCTTGCACTTGcaaagaatattatacatCTATTCTACCTTTGTTTTACCGAGATTTGATGACCGTTTCCAAGagcatttgtatcttttgcgCCATTGTGCGGCGGGTGCACGCTTCAGAATCCGGCTCTAGCTCTTCGGCGTTGAGGGTGTTGGTCTTGCTTTTGCAGATACCTTTTCGGTACACACAGTAATTAATAAGATTGAGAATTGATCGTGTTTGCGACAAAAATGAGGTAGTATACAAAATCGGaggaagaaaataaatatattcggaaGAAAACCGATCTAGAAGAGGAGGAAAATAATGAGAAATTTGTTGCTAGCGAAACACGGGTGTAATTGTGTCCGCAGATTGCCCTACCCTACCTGTGACCACTTTCCTTAAGAGCATGGCTTTGGTGGCCCCTTTTTGTGCCCTATGTCCGGAAAAACATCAGTCGAGttcagtatttaaatttttagatatttatttccttttgcACTTTTGGGACTACAAACTAATAACAATGTGCATAGGACCTAATAATAAGTACATAATAAGTGGAAATAAATTCTATTTGCGTAAGGTATTAGGTATAGATTTACGTAAGTgaaagaaaaatagaaaattttaaaaaataaggTAGAGCTATAATTAAGTAGATGCTAAGATGATTTATTATTGCCTATacatttaaaactatttatttaaattttccttatttaattttgtagtAGGCTGACCCTCTGGGCACACTCATATATCGATACTTACACTACACGATGACCTATGTTAAACCGATGTTAAACCTATGTTAAGATAATGTTAAGCTGATGAACATTAAGAGTCAATCTGTTTCTGCGAGTCAAATAAAGAAGAAGTatagaaagaaataaaactgtcGCGTGTGTAATCTTTGCCGCCTTCCACAAATTCAGAAGTGGTCGAACCTACGAAATGAATCAGGCCGATCTCAACAAATTTTCCGTCACCCAATTAAAAAGGTGGCTTTCGGCGTTGGGTTTACCAACCCAAGGTATTAAATCGGAGTTAATGGCTCGCCTAGGGCAAGTACCGCTTGTACAGCGAGGAAATATGCCAGAAGAAGATCGGCCCGGCACCGGACCGCAAAGCATCATCGATcctgaaaatgaaacaaattcGTCACAGGAAGGCGTTTCCGAGAATGTTCCAGAACAAAATGAACTTCTCGGAATTATCACACAGCTACGAACAACGCTTATTACGCAGGAAAATGCGTTGCATCAAGCAGAGACGCGTAGCGCATTGCAAAAACAACAGCTAGAGCTTCTTAGCGCCGCCATACATACACAACAGCAGAACGAGACACGCGCCggcacacatacacaacagCAAGAGACGCGCGCCGCCACACACATACAACAGCAAGAGGAGACGCGCGCCgccacaaacacacaacagCAAGAGGAGACGCGCgccgccacacacacacaacagcAAGAGAAGCGCgccgccacacacacacacaacagcAAGAAGAGACGCGTgccgccacacacacacagttacAACAAGAGCAGACAGTTTCCAACATGTACGATTTGCGCCCTACCAGCCTAATTAGAAATTTACCAGGTGGCAACGCTGACAATTCAAACATCTCAACGAACACAATAGACTATGGATCAAGTGGCAACGTCAACATTTCGAATGCCCCAACAATCGCTATTGGAAATGGATTGGGTGGCAACCCTGATGGCAACCAGGAAGAGAGGCCATTTACCAGGGCTGGATCAACAGTTTCACTTTCTCATGCCAAAGAAGCTGCCATCGATTTCGAAGGGAACATTTGCGCACGCAACTGGGTGGAGCACCTCAAAAATATAGGACTGATCTACAATCTAACAGATGACTGCCTACGAATGCTGTTCGTTACCAAACTTAAGGGTAACGCACAGCGTTGGCTACACGTCAACCCAACTCGGATGCTAGAAACTTTCGAAAGGCTGTGTGAGCAGCTGATCGTAGCATTTGGAGAAACAGCGTCGAAATCAAAGCTGCGCCGAAGATTTGAACAgcgaaaatggcaaaggaaCGAGCGATTTACCATGTACTTCGAGGAAAAGAAAATGATGTCCCAAACCGTCAACATGGACATGGAAGAACTGCTCGAGCATCTCATTGAGGGGATCCCATCGGCGAGCTTACGCGATCAAGCTCGCATCCAAAGATTCGCCAATCCGGAGCAAATGCTGCTAGCATTTGCCAATGTACGCCTCCCGCAACAAGCTGGGAGCTACGTACCAAAGAAGTCAACATCGGAGGCGGTGGTCAACAACCTGCGTTGCAGGAACTGCAACTCCAAGGGCCATTTCGCCAAAGACTGCCGCAAACCAGCAAGGGCACCTGGATCTTGCTTCGCTTGTGGAGAAATGGGCCATTTTGTGGGAGAATGTCGTCTAAGGAaaagcaacatcaacagcaacactAACAATTATGTAAGAAGGttaaaaattttctttgtttatttcactAATTTACCCATTATTGCAGAGTGTCTCATAGATTCAGGGAGCGCGATATCATTCATTAAAGAATCCAAAATTCCAGTTGAAGTAGCTTTGAAAGCAGTTAACCAAGTGTATCATGGAATAAACAAGAGCcagctttaaatatttgaaaaaactttatgtttcatattaaaagaaaaaataaaaattcaattcgaaatGGTTGTCGTCGCTAATGAATCAATGAGATACGATGTAGTCCTGGGAAGGGATTTTATGAATCAATATGGTTTGAGCATCAATCTAGACACCCTTGGCGTTAATGAAGatattaataatatgattaaaatatttgggGAAAATGATCAACAACTGGCAAATGCCGTAGTAGCCAATTGCGATGTCAGCGAAACTGTTAGGGAAAATGAAACTCTTGAGGAAAAACTGTTAGGAAATGAAACTGTTACGGAAAATGAGATTGTTAGGGAAAAACTGTTAGGAAATAAAACTGTTACGGAAAATGAGATCGTTAGGATATGCATCTTTTAAggaaaaatttttaaaaaatgaaacgTTTACGGAAAAATTTGTAGAAAGTGAAACTCTTAAGAGAAAATTGTTAGAGAATGAAACTTTTAGGAAAAAAATGTCAGAGGATACAACTGATGAGATACAACGAAGTGAAAGAATAGAAATTTTAGGAGACAACTTTGAAACTGAAATGCTGAACATCAAATTTGTTGATGATCAGTTTTTAGACTATAACTGCGGGTGTGATGTAAGTTATGAAACGACAtgcaaatttgttaaaatgttCGAAGAATCTTACGTCAATGCGAAGAGACCAGATAGTCCATTTACCAGatgcgaaatgaaaattagTTTAGAAAAATCCAAACCATTCAGTTGCTCGCCTAGGCGACTTTCATTTAGTGAAAAGGAGCAGTTACAAAAATTATTAGACGAATATTTAGACAAAGGCATAATAAGAAACAGTGATTCAGAATATGCTTCCCCCTTTGTGCTAGTGAAGAAAAAGACTGGAGACTTGCGTTTATGTATAGACTATAGaaaattgaacaaaattttaataaaagacAATTATCCGTTACCTTTGATAGATGATCTTCTAGACAAGAGATTTAAAGAATGGATATTTTCACGTATTCGTTGACAATGATTCAATTAAATACACATCGTTCGTGACTCCGTTAggacaatttgaatttttaaggATGCCTATGGGCATCAAGAACGCATCAGCAGTATTCCAACgctttgtaaacaaaatttttgctGATTTGATACGCGAAAACAAAGTTATCGTATACATGGATGACATAATGATAGCCAGTGCAAACATGGAAGAACATTAAAGGATGTGTTCATAAGACTAGTCAATAACAAATTAGAACTTCGTATGGACAAATGCGAGTTTATGCAATCTAGTATAAAGTACCTAGGATTTCTTATCACTAAAGAAGGGATCAGAGCAGATGACAAGGGTATCGAGGCAATTACAAACTTTCCAATTCCTGGAAAAGTACACAACGTTCAAAGTTTTCTAGGATTATGTTCTTATTTTAGAAGGTTTATAAAAGATTTCTCTACGTTAGCAAAACCACTTTACGACATTTTAAGAAAAGACAAGGAATTTGTTTTTGAACAAAGAGAGCTAGACTGTTTCTTGAACCTTAAGAAAAAACTGATAGAAGCACCCGTTTTAGCTATTTATGATCATAAAGATGAGGTTGAATTGCATTGCGATACCAGTGCTACGGGTTTTGGAGCGGTTTTAATGCAAAGGAAAGAAGACGGAAAACTCCATCCCGTATTCTATTTTTCAAAGCGAAGTTCAGAGACTAAAGCGAAGTATCACAGCTTTGAGCTGGAAACTTTGGCTATTATATACTCGTTGCGTAGATTTCGAATCTATTTACAAGGGAGACATTTCAAAATACTAACTGATTGCGATTCCTTAACGCTTACATTAAACAGAGTCGAGCTAAATCCTAGAATCGCCCGATGGGCACTCGAACTTCAAAATTATGATTACGAACTGATTCATAGATCCGGGACAAAAATGCAACACGTAGATGCTCTGAGCAGatgcaacattttaattgtagAAACCACTAGTTTTGAAGACAATTTATTAATCTGCCAAtcaaaagatttaaaaatacagaaaataaagGAAGATTTAGAAAAAAATCAGCATAAACTGTTTGAAATGAGAAATGGAGTAGTGtacagaaaaacaaatgacGATCGTTTATTATTCTTTGTCCcagaggaaatggaaaatcacGTTTTGCATAAATATCATAATGAACTTGGTCACATTGGTAGAGATAAAATGATAGATGCGATTTCGAGGACTTATTGGTTCACAAACATCAAGGAAAAATGTAAAGATCACATTGAGAATTACCTAAAGTGTGTAGCATTTTCTCCAAACACTGGGAAGTCAGAAGGTTTCCTACACAGCATTCCTAAAGGAGATAAACCATTTGAATTATTGCACATAGACCATTACGGACCAGTAGCGGCAGGAAGAGCGAATAAGCACATATTTTTAGTAGTAGACGGTTTCACGAAGTTCGTTAAATTATATACAACAAAGACAACTAGTACCAAAGAAGTTCTAAAAGCTTTATCCGATTATTTTAGGGCATATAGCAAACTAAAATGTATAGTTTCAGATAGAGGTAGTTGGTTCACATCAAACGAATTCGCACAATTTTTAACAGAATCAAACATTAAACATCTAAAAATTGCAACAGGTTCTCCGCAAGCAAACGGACAAGTGGAACGCATAAACAGGACAATTGGGCCAATGATAGCAAAGTTAACTGAGCCTGAAAATGGTATTCATTGGGACAATGTAATCGAACAAGTAGAATATGCGATCAATAACACTGTACACAGAAGTATTAAACAGGTTCCTAGTAAAATGCTCTTTGGTGTAGAGCAGAAAGGTCAAATTATTGATGAATTTAGGGAGAGATTAGAAGAAATTAACGACACAGTTCAGGTAGAAAACTTAGAGGAAATTAGAAAAAGGGCTAGGGATAATCAAAATCGAGCACAGGCATATAACGAAACATATTATgataaaacaaagaaaaagccAAAGTATTATAGAAAAGGCGACTACGTAATGGTGAAAAATTTTGACAGTACTGCGGGAGTTGCTAGGAAGTTGATCCCAAAGAACAAAGGCCCTTACGTAATTGATAAAATACTTCGTAACGACAGGTTCTTGCTAAAAGATGTTGAAGGTTTTCAAGTTTCTCGAAATCCTTACAAGGGTGTATGGAGTGCTCAAAACATAAGACCTTGGATAGGAAAACGAACAAATTCTTAAAGGAAATATACACTAAAATACCGTAATTCGTTAAATTTgccatataaaataaacaaattgttatAACATAAATGTTTAGTTCTAAGAAACCAGTTCTAAGATGGCCGAATTGTAGTAGGCTGACCCTCTGGGCACACTCATATATCGATACTTACACTACACGATAACCTATGTTAAACCGATGTTAAACCTATGTTAAGATAATGTTAAGCTGATGTAATTAACATTAAGAGTCAATCTGTTTCTGCGAGTCAAATAAAGAAGAAGTatagaaagaaataaaacagTCGCGTGTGTAATCTTTGCCGCCTTCCACAATTTTGTATTCAGCGTCGCTCTTATTTACGTTATTCTTGTTTCATAAATTAGTTCTCAATTCAGTTTGTTTAATCAGTAAATGGCAAATGTAAGAAGGACGTTCGCGGGTAAATTCGGTTTGACTATAATTAATATGTACAGTTAACTTCagaaatttcatttattttgttcccGGTGTATTCTGCATCTAAAGAATACATCTGGCGGTAAACACTATTCAAAATATACTGGATGCAAAGTTTTAActccaaaatatttttacaaaaaaaatatatgtatataaattttaagtaaatttacttatttatacttgtttatttagtttcCATGTTTTACTCGgtgtataatttataatttaatttaggGGTTTGGAGGAGAGAACgtggagagcgagagggagacgGCACGATCTGGACAAGGACGGCAAGTCAACGGTAGGCGTCGACGTACCAGGGAAAGGAGAATAACGATACAAGCTGGACTTTGGTCCGGGCCAACGCTAAAGCCGTGGACTTTGGACCCGGAGACTAAAAACAcaagggataaaccgttaaaGAAGGCCTATATAtgcaggccgaacgctggaaaCTGGACAGTCAGGGAGAACGAGTATACAAGTCAACAACGAAAAgaaacgaagtcagcagaggaaCTACATCCGTGATAGTCAACACGGTCCGCAACACTCTTGACGACAATAACGGCGAGAAAACAGAGCGAAGCCGCTGAGCAGAACACCCAGGTCCGTCCGCACCAGCTAAAGAGAAAAGGTGGGGTGGAACGATtgtctttcactgggcgtcttgctacagggactgcaGCCTAATCCGGACGATTGCACGGAGCGTCAGTAGGACCTGAACAGGCGTCTGGCGGaaccggccgggacagagcaagggacaggAGTTGCGGCTAGCGAGGCGTACACCTTGGGAGCCCAGCacttgttcaccctagtctgggaACGGTGACCCATGTGGCCGCGGTAGTACCAGGCGAGGGTCCAACACTACGACGGGAGAGCAGAGATGTCCGGATAATCACATCACATTATAAAGCTAGACCTGAATAAAtaccaaagaaacaaaaactgcCAGTGTtgttactggtaaccgggtgatcacgttttaatataaatttagtGTTACGAACACACGAAATTTACTGAGCTAGCCgacgtattccgtagcgagcagaccaataaaatcagttcgttacaatgCTCAATCAGCTGTTCTTACAAACTCCGGATAAACTCGaatgtataaattatttaatgtaCAGTTTTGTAAGTGTTTTTCCTTTGCTAAGGGTTTAGTTAAGACATCTGAAAAGTTATACGTTGTAAGGACATATTCGATCTTGATCTTCTTTTCTTCTACTTGTTCTCGGACGAAATGGAATCGAATGTCCATGTGTTCACTTTGTTTATGAACCATATGGTTGGTGACAATAGCTATTGCCGCTTTGTTGTCCGATCTCAATGTGGTTGCTTCTCTGACGAAATCCAGAAAACCCATTTCCGAAAGAATGCTACGTTGGAAAGCAATCTCTTTGGCGCCCTGGCACATGGCAATGTACTCCGGCTCCATCGAACTGAGGG from Drosophila yakuba strain Tai18E2 chromosome 2L, Prin_Dyak_Tai18E2_2.1, whole genome shotgun sequence includes these protein-coding regions:
- the LOC120320643 gene encoding uncharacterized protein LOC120320643; this translates as MYDLRPTSLIRNLPGGNADNSNISTNTIDYGSSGNVNISNAPTIAIGNGLGGNPDGNQEERPFTRAGSTVSLSHAKEAAIDFEGNICARNWVEHLKNIGLIYNLTDDCLRMLFVTKLKGNAQRWLHVNPTRMLETFERLCEQLIVAFGETASKSKLRRRFEQRKWQRNERFTMYFEEKKMMSQTVNMDMEELLEHLIEGIPSASLRDQARIQRFANPEQMLLAFANVRLPQQAGSYVPKKSTSEAVVNNLRCRNCNSKGHFAKDCRKPARAPGSCFACGEMGHFVGECRLRKSNINSNTNNYSVS